Proteins encoded in a region of the Kryptolebias marmoratus isolate JLee-2015 linkage group LG14, ASM164957v2, whole genome shotgun sequence genome:
- the LOC108232633 gene encoding programmed cell death 1 ligand 1 isoform X1 has product MKIQQAVLYDQVSMDWALVIVLQVLFQPSLSDLFTVEAEQTKYISEYGGDVTMGCKFHPKPSHPQHDLKVTWHWTAASPYQDVIGVENAVEQAGSQKYQGRVKLLADELKDGWAKIRLSNLKISDSGTYQCLVQTAEGTDYKTITLSVAAPYKSISKHVEKTAEGDKVLLTCQSEGYPESPVEWVDRRLQRLSANTTTTPTPDHLIQITSQIEVGASEKSNYTCSFRNDALSATFHIPDEIPIPHGKNDAVIVVLSIGLILTFIAVGVLTYRRQKGTRTSSTRNYQVEDDDKSAATYLQADKGNEEEGAVITKGPTEESLRSSLKAYYAEFSLGTERRHRCDSFTVEELLQRLQNSEGRPARLLDLLPEAGDVLLLEGPPGSGKTTAAHILVSSWTEGPKRTASNLVDLGFLDFLMYVNCSAVKGDLFQEVAAQLSLSEKSSEELRTVLSSSSTALLLLDGYKEGNHTFDETVKRLLSEGGPCRVLVTSCSDDCPTLKQTLGSGGVLKLQAQTAKY; this is encoded by the exons ATGAAAATACAACAGGCTGTTTTGTATGATCAG gtctcAATGGACTGGGCTCTTGTGATTGTGCTGCAAGTCCTTTTTCAGCCATCTCTATCAG ACCTGTTTACTGTGGAGGCCGAGCAAACTAAATACATATCAGAGTATGGAGGAGATGTCACGATGGGCTGCAAGTTTCATCCCAAACCCTCACATCCTCAGCATGACCTGAAGGTGACCTGGCACTGGACGGCCGCCTCCCCGTATCAGGACGTCATCGGGGTAGAAAATGCAGTGGAGCAGGCCGGGTCTCAGAAGTATCAGGGCCGAGTGAAGCTTCTTGCTGACGAGCTGAAGGACGGCTGGGCAAAGATACGG TTGTCCAATCTGAAGATCAGTGACTCTGGGACCTACCAGTGTTTGGTTCAAACTGCAGAAGGAACTGACTATAAAACCATAACCTTGTCAGTTGCCG CACCATACAAGTCAATCTCCAAACACGTTGAGAAGACCGCAGAGGGAGATAAGGTGCTGTTGACCTGCCAGTCGGAGGGATACCCGGAGTCTCCCGTCGAGTGGGTGGACAGACGCTTGCAGAGGCTCAGTGCCAACACCACGACGACACCAACACCAGACCACCTGATTCAAATCACCAGTCAGATAGAAGTCGGCGCTTCAGAGAAAAGCAATTACACATGTAGCTTCAGAAATGACGCCCTCTCTGCAACATTTCACATCCCAG ATGAAATTCCAATTCCTCATGGAAAAAATGACGCTGTCATCGTTGTGTTGAGCATAGGCTTAATTTTGACCTTCATTGCTGTGGGAGTGTTGACTTACAGACGACAAAAAG GGACCAGAACTTCCAGCACCAGGAACTATCAGGTCGAGGATGACGACAAGTCTGCAGCTACCT ACCTACAGGCAGATAAAGGAAatgaggaggagggagcagTTATCACCAAAG GTCCCACGGAGGAAAGTCTGAGGTCGTCTCTGAAGGCGTATTATGCTGAATTTTCTCTCGGTACAGAGAGGAGACACCGCTGTGATAGTTTCACTGTGGAAGAGTTGCTTCAGAGGCTGCAGAACAG cgagGGCCGACCTGCAAGACTCCTGGATTTACTCCCAGAAGCCGGAGACGTCCTGCTACTAGAAGGACCTCCGGGGAGCGGGAAGACAACCGCGGCCCACATCCTGGTTTCCTCTTGGACTGAAGGTCCCAAACGCACAGCGTCTAACCTCGTCGACCTGGGCTTCCTCGATTTTCTCATGTATGTGAACTGCAGCGCTGTGAAGGGGGACTTGTTCCAGGAGGTAGCAGCTCAGCTCTCGCTCAGCGAGAAGTCATCAGAGGAGCTGAGGACGGTTTTATCCAGCTCCAGCACGGCCCTGCTGTTGCTGGACGGATACAAAGAGGGAAACCACACGTTTGATGAGACTGTGAAGAGGCTCCTAAGCGAAGGAGGACCTTGCAGGGTGCTGGTCACTTCCTGTTCGGACGACTGTCCCACACTTAAGCAGACACTGGGGTCAGGGGGGGTCCTGAAGCTTCAAGCACAAACTGCAAAGTACTGA
- the LOC108232633 gene encoding programmed cell death 1 ligand 1 isoform X2 has protein sequence MDWALVIVLQVLFQPSLSDLFTVEAEQTKYISEYGGDVTMGCKFHPKPSHPQHDLKVTWHWTAASPYQDVIGVENAVEQAGSQKYQGRVKLLADELKDGWAKIRLSNLKISDSGTYQCLVQTAEGTDYKTITLSVAAPYKSISKHVEKTAEGDKVLLTCQSEGYPESPVEWVDRRLQRLSANTTTTPTPDHLIQITSQIEVGASEKSNYTCSFRNDALSATFHIPDEIPIPHGKNDAVIVVLSIGLILTFIAVGVLTYRRQKGTRTSSTRNYQVEDDDKSAATYLQADKGNEEEGAVITKGPTEESLRSSLKAYYAEFSLGTERRHRCDSFTVEELLQRLQNSEGRPARLLDLLPEAGDVLLLEGPPGSGKTTAAHILVSSWTEGPKRTASNLVDLGFLDFLMYVNCSAVKGDLFQEVAAQLSLSEKSSEELRTVLSSSSTALLLLDGYKEGNHTFDETVKRLLSEGGPCRVLVTSCSDDCPTLKQTLGSGGVLKLQAQTAKY, from the exons ATGGACTGGGCTCTTGTGATTGTGCTGCAAGTCCTTTTTCAGCCATCTCTATCAG ACCTGTTTACTGTGGAGGCCGAGCAAACTAAATACATATCAGAGTATGGAGGAGATGTCACGATGGGCTGCAAGTTTCATCCCAAACCCTCACATCCTCAGCATGACCTGAAGGTGACCTGGCACTGGACGGCCGCCTCCCCGTATCAGGACGTCATCGGGGTAGAAAATGCAGTGGAGCAGGCCGGGTCTCAGAAGTATCAGGGCCGAGTGAAGCTTCTTGCTGACGAGCTGAAGGACGGCTGGGCAAAGATACGG TTGTCCAATCTGAAGATCAGTGACTCTGGGACCTACCAGTGTTTGGTTCAAACTGCAGAAGGAACTGACTATAAAACCATAACCTTGTCAGTTGCCG CACCATACAAGTCAATCTCCAAACACGTTGAGAAGACCGCAGAGGGAGATAAGGTGCTGTTGACCTGCCAGTCGGAGGGATACCCGGAGTCTCCCGTCGAGTGGGTGGACAGACGCTTGCAGAGGCTCAGTGCCAACACCACGACGACACCAACACCAGACCACCTGATTCAAATCACCAGTCAGATAGAAGTCGGCGCTTCAGAGAAAAGCAATTACACATGTAGCTTCAGAAATGACGCCCTCTCTGCAACATTTCACATCCCAG ATGAAATTCCAATTCCTCATGGAAAAAATGACGCTGTCATCGTTGTGTTGAGCATAGGCTTAATTTTGACCTTCATTGCTGTGGGAGTGTTGACTTACAGACGACAAAAAG GGACCAGAACTTCCAGCACCAGGAACTATCAGGTCGAGGATGACGACAAGTCTGCAGCTACCT ACCTACAGGCAGATAAAGGAAatgaggaggagggagcagTTATCACCAAAG GTCCCACGGAGGAAAGTCTGAGGTCGTCTCTGAAGGCGTATTATGCTGAATTTTCTCTCGGTACAGAGAGGAGACACCGCTGTGATAGTTTCACTGTGGAAGAGTTGCTTCAGAGGCTGCAGAACAG cgagGGCCGACCTGCAAGACTCCTGGATTTACTCCCAGAAGCCGGAGACGTCCTGCTACTAGAAGGACCTCCGGGGAGCGGGAAGACAACCGCGGCCCACATCCTGGTTTCCTCTTGGACTGAAGGTCCCAAACGCACAGCGTCTAACCTCGTCGACCTGGGCTTCCTCGATTTTCTCATGTATGTGAACTGCAGCGCTGTGAAGGGGGACTTGTTCCAGGAGGTAGCAGCTCAGCTCTCGCTCAGCGAGAAGTCATCAGAGGAGCTGAGGACGGTTTTATCCAGCTCCAGCACGGCCCTGCTGTTGCTGGACGGATACAAAGAGGGAAACCACACGTTTGATGAGACTGTGAAGAGGCTCCTAAGCGAAGGAGGACCTTGCAGGGTGCTGGTCACTTCCTGTTCGGACGACTGTCCCACACTTAAGCAGACACTGGGGTCAGGGGGGGTCCTGAAGCTTCAAGCACAAACTGCAAAGTACTGA